The region AATTCCGCGCCAGCCCTCCGAGATGGCCTTCGGGCTTAATACAAACCGTTGTTTCGGGTCGGAACTCTTGACTGCATCTTCCGGCAAGAGCGGTTCAGGCTTCCGTTCCGGAGCCGTCTTCTCGGCATAGCGAACGGTGGTCAGCGCGGCAGGATACGGACTCAGTGTGGAGCACGCCGCATAGGTTCCAAGGTAGAAGTTCTGGACGGGGTTTATCGTACAGCCCAGCCAAAGAGTGCCGGGAACGATCAGCAGAAACGGCCCCAGAACGAGGAGCAAAACCAGCCATAGCAGCCACCGGCCCCGGCTGGGAAACCGCATCGCGCCGGTGCTCACTTCGCACCTCCGCCAACCTCTCCAGTTAGGAAATCCGCGAGCAGTTTCCGGGCGTCTGCCAACTTCCGAGCGTTCGCTTGGTCGCGGATTTTCAGCACGGACTCGGCAAGCAAATGCTTGTCTTCGGCGTTCGCCTGGGCCGTCGCATGGAAGAGATTCAGGAGCATGTACCGGAGCGCGGCAACCTCGGAAAGCACCAGCTCGGTCGGATCGGCAGGACGCTCCCGCGCCGCCTTCAGTGCCAGTTCGCGGAGCCATTCCGCGAGCGTTTTGCCGCTCTTCTCGGCAGCCGCTTCGACCTCTCGAAGCTCCTCCGGAGTGAGCCTTGTAGCGATGGTTTTTGTGCGGAAGCCGGGCTTCTCATGCGCGCTTTCCGAAGCGCCGGATGCAGCCGGATTGGTCGTGCGGGATGTGCTCATGAGGAAGCCCGCCTTGCTTCCAAGATGCTCCCAGCGCGAAATCTGCGTCAAGTACAACTCTGAGGCTGATCGCGGCTAATACATTCTGATTCATCGCGTTTACGCATTTTGGCCATTTGCAAGATTCCTTAGAATCCCCGCGTTTATGGCGCGTAAACCGTGTTCCACAAAATGCTGTTTCTAAACACGTTCACCCACGTAAACATAGGTGCACCTCTGCAGTTCCCATCTGGGGGTGACGTGTCATCTTTTTATCCGATGCGAAGCAGCGTTCTTTTTTGTCTTCTATCGTCGCCCCGGATCTCGTGGTCGGGAACACGTTTTTTGGGGGATGCCAGAGCTGAATCCTGGCACGACCGACGCATTGGCGTATCCTGCGGCGGAATTCCCGAGACTAAGTACGGGCCGAAGCGGCTCTAGGCATCAGGATCGTTGTTCGGGGTGAAGGCGTCAAAGGTCTCGACTTTCTCACCGATCTCTGATTACGGGCTGATTGGAAGTGCGGTGATGCCGCTGGTCTGAACTAGGCGGCCGGTTATGCCCATAGCTTTGCGGCAAGGGTCATCGAGCGTCGCAATTTTGTTCGTCGTGTCGGTTATCGTGTTCTGCCTCTTTCGTTTTGAGTGACCCCACGGCGCGGGAGAAAGAAGGCACGTGCCGGCGCGACCGAGCGCAGCTGTCATAGCTTGCTGGGGGGAACCGTGACCGAAGGGCATGGGAGAGCCGAGAAGAGTCATTGACAGCAAGCGGCGGCAGCCAGAGTGCATTCGCCCGCTGTTTCTTGGGTCGCTGAAAAGAGGTGAACATCGCCGACAGGACGAGGCGGAACGATCAGGCCTGCCCGCCATATCAACATATCCGGTCTGTTACTCTGGCGCAGGCAGATATTCGACCGGGGCAAGTCATTCAAACGACGGTCCTAACTTGCGCGACAGGATATAGATGGCGACACTTTCACTCGATGCGATGAGAACGTACCTTTCGAGGAGCATCACGAATCTCAATCAGAACAAACTCAGGGGACTGCTGGCCGAAGTTGATTTGCGCTCGTATCTCGCGGAGCAGGGATTCGGAAATCGTATATCCAGAGGCGGCTGGATCGTGCGAACGAAAGGCCCGGCGATATTCGGCCAATCAACCGTCGCGTTGTTTCCCGAGATTCCCGATCCCGCCACAGATTACGGGGGGGACCGGTCAATGCCTTATCCGGACCAGGGGCTGCACACGATATGCGCAACCTTCCACCAGAGCGGCATTTCGAGTTATTTCTGTGCGGCTACGGTTGCTGAGACTGACAACCCGGCTTCGCTGAACTGGAATGCTATCCAGCTGGGTGTGCCTGTGCCACAGCCATACGCTCCCCTGTCAGAGCGTCTTGCCGGAAGTGGCTTCGTTCTTCGTGGCCGCACCTACAATTTTCTGAGGTACACGGCCGACGCCGGCACAATCCCTGAGATTGCCGTGCCGGAAGAATTCGCGAAGGAACATCTCCGTATCACGTTCAACACCGATTACATGGCGGAAATCTCTGACATAGACGGGCTGTTCTGGGGCAATCAGCACACATACCCGATTGAGATAAAGGAGAAGTCACCCGCCGATTCCGACGACATGGGACTTTATTTCGGGCTCGATATCGGGCCCTTCGTAAAGCTCGCCTATTACGCGGCGAAGCGGGGCAATCTCCATTCGTTTTACGTCGTTCGGGAAATCGACAATGCTACGGATCGGAATCTCGTGCGCTGGTCCTACATTACGTTTGACCGCCTCGCCCAGTTCGCGTCCTGGGGTTCCCGCGCCGGCGGGACGAATATGCAGGGCGGAGCCAGCTCCGTCGTCCGCATTCCCCGGTCCGAATTCACCGAACTGACGGCGGCGACGCTCGCGCGGCTTTAGAGGGTTTACGGGGCAAAATGCGTTTCCCTGGACATTCGGGACTAATTTAGGACAAAATGTCCTCTGACATGCCCAGCGAATCTTTATCCAATCTCACCTCCGAACCCCTGGCACTTCTGGCCCAGGTACGACAGCGCATGACACAGCGCGAGATCGGGAAACGACTTCAGGTTGACCCCAAAACGGTGGGACGCTGGGAACGGCGTGAAACGGATTGCCCGAAATATGTCCAAGCGGCACTTCGGGAGATGCTTCCCATGCGTGGCCGACCTGAGGCTCCGGGCAATTTCACGTTCATAGATTTGTTCGCCGGCATCGGCGGAATGCGGAAGGGGTTCGAAAGCGCTGGCGGACACTGCATTTTCACAAGCGAATGGAACGAGTGGTCGAAGAAAACCTACCGCGAGAATTTCCCGAATGACGAGCATGACATCGATGGCGACATTACGAAGGTCGATGCGGCCGACATTCCGGATCATGACGTTCTTCTGGCAGGCTTTCCCTGCCAACCATTCTCCATTGCCGGCGTAAGCAAGAAGAATGCGCTCGGCCGGCCGCACGGATTCGAATGCACGACGCAGGGAACGCTTTTCTTCGATGTGGCCCGCATCATTGCCGAAAAGAGACCAAAGGCATTTCTGCTTGAGAACGTAAAAAACCTGGTGAGCCATGACGGCGGCAACACGTTCCGTGTCATAAAGGAAACGCTCTCCAGGGAGCTGGGTTACCACGTTCAGGCGAAAGTGATCGACGGCCAGAGTTTCACGCCGCAACATCGTGAACGCATTCTGATTGTGGGCTTCCGCGAAGCGACAGGTTTCAGCTTCGATGATTTCCGGAAGCCGGAGAAGGGGCCTGTCCTGGGTTCGATCCTTCACCCCGAAGACGGCTCCGAAGCAGAGGAAACGCCTTTCACGACCGGCCCGCTTGCGAAGGTACATGCCAAATATGTGCTGACTGAGAAACTGTGGGAATATCTGCAGAATTACGCAGCGAAGCACAAAGCGGCCGGAAACGGTTTCGGCTTCGGTCTGGTCACGCCCGACATGACCACGAGAACGCTGAGCGCCCGCTATTACAAGGACGGCTCCGAAATTCTCGTCAGTCGCGGCGGCAGGAAGCGCCCGCGCCGCCTTACTCCCAGAGAATGTGCCCGCCTCATGGGCTTCGATGCCCCGGGCATTGTAGACAAAGATAGGTTTATCATTCCCGTCTCGGACACACAGGCCTACAAGCAGTTTGGAAACAGCGTCGTTGTGCCAGTGATCAGAGAAGTCGCGCGGCTCATGGCTCCGCATATCCGTATCCTGCAGCAGTACGAAGAAACGGGCATCCTGGAGTTGCCGCTGTTCGCCGATGCGGGCTAGGAGCGTATGAAGGCTGGTTATCTTTCAGAGTTTTTTACCGGCGTTGCCATGAAGACGCTCAGCGCCGTGGAAGCGGACCCAAGCCGCAGCCACCAGCATGAGTTCAATGGCGCTAATCCGCTGATGAAAGTCTTCGGAGAAGCGACCGAAAAACAGCGATATGAGGCTCTATACATTTACCTGAGCGACGGCGACGATGAACCCGTTGTCGCTAAGGGAAACCTGACTTGGTACGACGCGCGGCTGAACCATGCGACGCGCACTGAACACCGCCTCTACTTTCCGACCAATCAGGTTTCGATGGTGGCCGCTGAAGGTGATCTGCTCGTCGTCGCGCGACGACCGGACAATTCAGTCCTCGTCGTGATCGCACAGGGCGGCTCGACGATTGCCAGCCAGGTTCAATGGCTGTTCGGCGTCCAGGTTGAACATAAAGGCTTCTCCGTTCGTGAGGAGCTGGAAACAGAGCAGGACCGAATTCATTTTGCGTCGGCCTTTATCCTCGAACAGCTCGGCATCGAGCCTGACAATCCAGTCGCAGCCGAAAATTACCTCGATACGATGCTGGCGAAATTCGACGGTAAACTGCCGGCGACGAACCTCTTCTCGGCCTATGCCCGCGAAACAGTTCCGGAGCTTGATCCTGTGGCCGACCCTGACGGCGCACTGCTCGGATGGATGGAACGGGAGGAGATCCTTTTCCGCACGATGGAAAAACATCTCCTGGGTGATCGGCTGCAGAAGGGCTTTGCCGATGATGTTGACGGCTTCCTTGCTTTCTCCCTTGCTGTCCAGAACCGGCGCAAAAGCCGTTCCGGTCACGCACTCGAAAATCATCTGCAGGTGATCTTCAACGCCAACAAAGTTCGTTACGAACGTGGCGTGGCGACTGAAGGAAAGGCCAAACCGGACTTCCTGTTCCCAGGATCGAAGGAATACAGGGACGCGGCTTATGACGCTGCGCTCCTCACGATGCTTGGAGCCAAAACCACCTGCAAGGATCGCTGGCGACAGGTTCTCGCGGAAGCCAAGCGTATCGAACACAAACACCTGCTGACGCTCGAAGCGGCGATCAGCACTCACCAAACGGACCAGATGCAGGAACACAGGCTGCAGCTGGTTATCCCGCGCGGGCTGCACGAGACGTTTACGCCGGCGCAGCGACAGTCGCTGCTCACCGTATCGGACTTTACTGCAATGGTCAAAGAACGAGAAGGCCGCTCCGGGGTGGCCTGATCGTGGCGGATGTTCACAGCCCGGAACAGCGCAGCCGGAACATGGCTGCGATAAAGGGCAGGAATACAAAGCCCGAAATGCGGGTTCGCTCGATCCTTCATGCCCTCGGATACCGATACCGCCTTCACCGAAAAGACCTGCCGGGAAAACCCGATATTGTTATGGCAAAACGCCGCACCGTTATTTTCGTGCATGGCTGCTTCTGGCACTGTCACGACTGCCGATGGGGCAGCGTCATTCCGAAGACGCGGGCTGAATTCTGGAGCGAAAAGCGCGGCGGAAACGTCACGCGCGACGAAAAGCACAGGGCGGCTCTCGAAGCGGCCGGCTGGCGCGTCCTCACTATCTGGGAATGTCAGTCGAAATCAGAACCAGAGCTGCAGGCGCTCCTGATTTCCCTGCTCGGTGCTTCGCAGTGAACAGGTAACTGGCAGCGCCGGACGATCTATTCCACGCAGACGCCATCGGCGGCCCAGATGCGGCCGCTGTAGGATATTCGCCCGACAAGGTTGTTCTGGAATCGTAAATGTCGCCGCATCGCGCTTTCATTTCCGACGCACCGAATAAGTATTCTAGCGGTATGCGGAAAATGCTTTCGACGCCTCGTCGGCGAACCTGACCGCAACATTGAGAGTGGGTACTCCGGCAGCCGCCAGGTGGATGTGGTGATCGCCTTTGAATTCTGCGACGGCGTTTCGCATAGCGTTCCCCTGTGCAGTCGTGTCAGTTCGCGGACGCAATGCGATTTTTAGCAAAGGCCTCGGCGCTTGGCCAGTCGGGCGAGATGTACAAATCCTGTGACTTCGCCGCCTGTGCTTCCGAGACAACAAAGAATGAATAGAGATTTGGATCGCTGCGAACGTCTTCCCTCGCGGCCTCAAGCAGCTCGTCCCACAGGAAATCGTCATATTCAGTTCCGTCGGGGTCAGGAATGTCGGCCGGCTCATAGTTCTTCTCAAGCTCCAGAGCCGATGCAAGCGCCGTCCGGGCTTCCGTATCGATGTCGTTGAACACCTCGCGGGCATATGAGCGGTCGTAGGTTTTCAAAACCTCGACACGCCTGTCGCCAATCTGCTGCTCGAAAAAGACTTCCTGACGCGGCATCGCTGAACTCCTGCTCCGATTATCCCGCCGATACCGGCCGCTGTCCAGGGCCGGACAAAATATTTTTGGTAATCGAGCTGAGCGCGCAATAACAGCCCTTGTCCATCGGTCAACATGCTTATTTTGTGTAATTTGCATCCTCTTGATCGTTGGTTGCGCGTCGTCCTGCTAATGGCTTCTGTAATGCACAGCTCATATATTTGGCGTTTACACGAAGATTATTCTTCATACATAATGAATCTGTGCGAGACAAAAGAGCAAAATTCGTTGAATTGGCCAACAAGCGAGTGACAAAAACGATCAGGGACCTCAAACTTGTTGGAAATCTGTCGAACAGGGCAGCCTACGACTATACCGATGATGACGCAAAAAAGATCGTCCGCGCCCTTCAGAAAGAAGTCGATTCAATCCGCTCGCGCTTCGCGGATAATGGCGACTCAACCAGCCTGGACTTCAGCCTGTAATAAAGAAAGAGGCCGTTAGTGGAGTGGTTATTTCGGCGTACTGCACCGGATGAAGTAGAACGGGACGTTACACAACGCAGTCAGTTCGATACGGACGAAACCCGTATCGAAGCGACTCTGATCCGCGAATCTCATCAGAATTCGCTCGATGCAAGAGAGTCAGGCTCCGGAGCAGCGGTTAAAACGCGCATCACCTTTATCACTCCACCTGCCAATGAAAAATATTTCAATCAGCTCTTCGATGGTCTTGCAGAACACCTCGAAGTGAGCGGAATTGATCTCACCGACATTGACTTCGGAAAGCCGACGTTCCTACTCATCGAGGACTTCGGCACCACCGGGCTTGTCGGCGCATGGGACACAAAAGATAAACGGGCCTTCAGCGATTTCTGGCGAAGAGAGGGCCGTTCACATAAGAGCGGTGCGGCCAATGGCAGATGGGGCTTGGGAAAGCTCGTCTTCTCGTCATCGTCGAAAATCAGGACCTTCTTCGGCCTCACCATCAGATACGACGATCCGGCTAAGCCGCTGCTGATGGGTGAGGCGGTTCTTATGACGCACGACATCGAAGGCGAGACGTGTGCGCCCTATGGCTTCTACGCCAACAAGGGTGTCAAGGGCATACAGATACCTGAAACCGATGAGCCGGCGATTGCTGAGTTCGTCAGCGCGACGGGCCTAACCAGAACCGATCAACCCGGTTTTTCAGTCGTCATCCCTTTCCCTATCGATCAGCTCAAACCGAAAAGCCTGATCGAGGGCGTCATCACGAATTACTTCTATCCGATATTGACCGGAGAGCTTGAGGTCGAAGTGCAGGGCGAGTGTATCAACGCGGCCACCTTCGACGCGGTTGCAGCAAAATACGCGACGGGAAAAATTCTGAACCCCCAGCTCATAGACTTCATTCGCAATATCCATGCGGCTCGCGAGAAGAAACCCGATTTCGAGCTGCCGGCGAACTGGGCTCAGAATATCGAGAGTGCGATTGGACCGGAAAAGCTGCACGAGCTGAGAACAGCGTTTGGCACGCTCGGCTCCTTCGTCTATGTCCGGGCACCGATAGTTCTGAAGAAAAAAGACAACGTGTCGCACACAACTTTCTTTGATCTCTTCCTGTGCAAGGCCCCGGAAGGCGTGACCGGAGATTCGTTGTACATCCGAAGCACCATCACCGTCCCGCAGGAGGGGCGCAACTTTCCCGCGACTGACACCTTTGGAGCGCTGCTTGCAAAGGATGACCAGATAGCTTCCTTCCTCGGCGATGCGGAAAATCCTGCCCATACTCAGTGGAGCCTGACCGCCGAAAAACTGAAAGAGAACTGGAAGGCAGGTCCTGCGCGGCTCACCGAAATCCGCAGCAGTCTCCGAAATTTGTATAAAGCGCTGGCACAGCTTGAAGAGCGGACGGAGCCGGATGCGCTGATCGACTTCTTCTCCATCGAAGACACTCAGCCCGGAAAGAAGGCCGTACCCAAGGTTGCCGTCAAACCTCCCATGCCGGACCTGCCGCCGGCAGAGAAGGTCTATCGGATCGCCCGTCGCAGCGGCGGGTTCGCGGTGCGCCCAGGCAAAGGGCTGGTGAAGGACCTGCTTCCCCTGCGCCTAAAAGTGCAGGTCGCCTACGACGTGTTCAAAGGCAATCCGCTGAAGAAATTTGATCCGCTCGACTTTCACATTGAGCACTCGCCGATCAAGATCGCCATCAACGGTGCGAACTGTACCTATCCCTTTCCAAATCGCATGGACATTGAAGTCACCGACACGAACTTTTCGGTCGAAGTGGAAGGCTTCGACCAAAACCGTGATCTGTTCATCGATGCAAGAAAGGACAGCAAGTGAAGAAACGCATCAATTTTACCGGCCGCAGAAAACTCGCCGCCGAACACATTGAAATTCGCGTGCAAAAGCCGGAGGGTCAGAAATACCCCACGTTCACAGCTTCCATCGCGCCGGCGGCGATGGACGGTCTTGATAAAGACGCGAGAGTTTATATCGAGCCTTATGTGGTCAGCTCCTCCATGAGGTTCGATTTCGGCACCGTCTCGCAGCCGCAGGTCCCCGCCGAAACCCTGCTGTCAGAGCTTGATCGTGAAGAGTCGTTCCTCTTCCGGGTTAAGGTCGTGGACGAGTCCGGTCATGTGGGAAAAATACTGGCCGATGCCAGCGGGATAAGGCCGAAGGACGCTGATGACGACGGCATCAATCGAAAGTCTCTCTTTCCGGTACAGTGGCTGGACCTCGGCGAACGTATCTGGAGAGTTGATCTCAACCCGCACACCGGACCTGTACTTCAGGCCACAACCAAAGTGCCTGAGCTTCCGACGAAGCTGAAGAATGATCCCCTGCTGCAGGGCACTATCTATCCGCAGGCTTTTCGGGAAGTCTTATGGTTTCTCGTCCGGGAGGAGGAAATCGATGATGATCTGCCGTGGGTGCAGAACTGGCGTGATTTCATCAGCAAGCTCACAGGCATAAACCTCGACGAAGAGACCCCGGAAGATGACGAGGAACGCGAACAGTTCGTGGAAGATGCGGTGAAGGCCTTTTCGGGACAACATAATTTCGCGTCACGTGCAAAGCAATTTGAGGAGGTGGTTGCGTGAGTGATCTGCTGCGAACACTGAATGCAGACGGTGTTAAGGAATTCAGGCAATATCTCCAAGGTTTGCGCGGAGGGTCAGTCACGGCACCGCCATTTCATCTGCTGACCGATCCGGCGTACTCAAACGACTTTGCAGCAGATGTGCCGATCCGGACGCAGCCCTTTACGGACAACTATGCGTTCGGAAGCTACCTCTCCACAACGCTGAGTGGATTGAACCGCAATCAGATTGCTTACGACTCCGCTCTCTGGTCGTGGCTCGCACTGTATTTTTTTGATCATGTATGTCCGCTTGAAAACGGCAAGCGTTCGGTCCTCGAAGACGCCGTCTACATCCTTGCTGAAACCTTCAATCATCGCCGCTATTATCGGCACCTCGTTCGAACACCGTGGGAAGCAGTCTCCCGAAACGGAGATTGCGCCAAGGTTCTGCTTCAGACCCGGGCAGGAGGAAAGAGAAGTGATATTTTCGAGCAGCTGGCGGCACGACAGACAATCTTCGGGAATCGGACGATCATCGCGGGTGCCTACCAGCTCTATTACGATCCGACGGCCCAGCTGCCAAAGCGGGGCGCTGGGGGGAAGGGGGCCGGATCGCCACGACGCCTCGTCTCGTTCGTTCAGCAGATTGACCTGACCTACGATCTGCAGGCCTGCACTCCAAAGCAGTTTCTGGACCTCTTGCCAAAAGAGTTTGCCAAATTCATTCCCGTAACTAGCGCAGCCTGATTGCAGGCCGCACAAAGATTACGAACATTCGGAAGCTAATCGTATTTTGGATTCATTCACGGTTTGCCACCCGACGCGCAACAGATCGGTTCAGGGAGGCAGGACATGGCGGTCCAATCACTATCTAGGCATTTCGCGACATTCTTTTCGCGCCTGAACCCGAGCACCACCTTCACGGATACTGCTGCAAGCCAGCACAATACCATTCGCGGCCTGATTGAAAACGTGAATGGTCCTGCCGTCGAACTCGCTCCGAAGACATTTCTTCAGGGTTCCTACCGGCAGCAAACGGCGATATACACGATCAACGACGTTGATATCGTCGTCCTTTGCAACCTCACCTATCCGGGGACCTCCGGCCCCGGGGGTGGCAAAAGCTACGGCAGAGACGAAATCTTTCGGATCATCGCGGCACCTCTTCTGGCGGATGGTCGGTATCGCGATAAGGTTCGCTATGGTCCACAGAGCATGTGCATCAAGGTTGACCTGGGAATCAAGGTGGAGATTTTACCCGTTGTTTTCAAGAAAGGTACGACAGACTCGACCCACGAACCGTTCGTCCTGTATAGACCCCATAAGGGGACATGGGAAGATGGCTACGCCCGTCATCATCAGGCGTGGCTATCGATGAAGAACAGTAGGGAACGGACGGGTTGCAATTTTATCCCGGCCATCAAGGTCCTGAAACACATTCGTTCACGCTTCAGTCTAAGGGCCGTTTCTTTTCACATCGAATGTCTTCTTTACTTTCTTCAGGATGCCAGCTTTGTCGGCGGACCCGCTGATTATCTGGCGGCCGTGCTTCGCTCTATTGCTGTACATAAACCGGAGGAATGGTACCGCACCAACGTGATGACACCCTGCGGTGACCGTGACATCTTTTCCGCCAATGAGTGGACCACGGAAGAATGGTGGAAATTCCACGATCTGATCGATCGTTGTTCGAAGGTCGCCGACCATGCTGTGTCAGCGTCCAGTGAGCGCGAAGCCGTTGAATGCTGGCAGGCAGTACTCGGCGATGATTTCTTTCCGGCCCGGGTCCTATGAAACGAATCCTTACGATCGACGGCGGAGGTATCAAAGGTGTCGTGCCGGCGGCATTCCTCGCCTGTATCGAGGAATCGATCCCGCACAGGATAGCGGAATATTTCGACCTCATCGTGGGAACTTCGACCGGCGGGATCATTGCCCTGGGTCTGGGTCTCGGCCTCTCCGCTGCAGATATCCTGGCATTCTATGAAGGTCAT is a window of Edaphobacter sp. 12200R-103 DNA encoding:
- a CDS encoding type II restriction endonuclease is translated as MKAGYLSEFFTGVAMKTLSAVEADPSRSHQHEFNGANPLMKVFGEATEKQRYEALYIYLSDGDDEPVVAKGNLTWYDARLNHATRTEHRLYFPTNQVSMVAAEGDLLVVARRPDNSVLVVIAQGGSTIASQVQWLFGVQVEHKGFSVREELETEQDRIHFASAFILEQLGIEPDNPVAAENYLDTMLAKFDGKLPATNLFSAYARETVPELDPVADPDGALLGWMEREEILFRTMEKHLLGDRLQKGFADDVDGFLAFSLAVQNRRKSRSGHALENHLQVIFNANKVRYERGVATEGKAKPDFLFPGSKEYRDAAYDAALLTMLGAKTTCKDRWRQVLAEAKRIEHKHLLTLEAAISTHQTDQMQEHRLQLVIPRGLHETFTPAQRQSLLTVSDFTAMVKEREGRSGVA
- a CDS encoding nucleotidyltransferase — its product is MAVQSLSRHFATFFSRLNPSTTFTDTAASQHNTIRGLIENVNGPAVELAPKTFLQGSYRQQTAIYTINDVDIVVLCNLTYPGTSGPGGGKSYGRDEIFRIIAAPLLADGRYRDKVRYGPQSMCIKVDLGIKVEILPVVFKKGTTDSTHEPFVLYRPHKGTWEDGYARHHQAWLSMKNSRERTGCNFIPAIKVLKHIRSRFSLRAVSFHIECLLYFLQDASFVGGPADYLAAVLRSIAVHKPEEWYRTNVMTPCGDRDIFSANEWTTEEWWKFHDLIDRCSKVADHAVSASSEREAVECWQAVLGDDFFPARVL
- the dcm gene encoding DNA (cytosine-5-)-methyltransferase, with the translated sequence MPSESLSNLTSEPLALLAQVRQRMTQREIGKRLQVDPKTVGRWERRETDCPKYVQAALREMLPMRGRPEAPGNFTFIDLFAGIGGMRKGFESAGGHCIFTSEWNEWSKKTYRENFPNDEHDIDGDITKVDAADIPDHDVLLAGFPCQPFSIAGVSKKNALGRPHGFECTTQGTLFFDVARIIAEKRPKAFLLENVKNLVSHDGGNTFRVIKETLSRELGYHVQAKVIDGQSFTPQHRERILIVGFREATGFSFDDFRKPEKGPVLGSILHPEDGSEAEETPFTTGPLAKVHAKYVLTEKLWEYLQNYAAKHKAAGNGFGFGLVTPDMTTRTLSARYYKDGSEILVSRGGRKRPRRLTPRECARLMGFDAPGIVDKDRFIIPVSDTQAYKQFGNSVVVPVIREVARLMAPHIRILQQYEETGILELPLFADAG
- a CDS encoding very short patch repair endonuclease; protein product: MADVHSPEQRSRNMAAIKGRNTKPEMRVRSILHALGYRYRLHRKDLPGKPDIVMAKRRTVIFVHGCFWHCHDCRWGSVIPKTRAEFWSEKRGGNVTRDEKHRAALEAAGWRVLTIWECQSKSEPELQALLISLLGASQ